The Hyperthermus butylicus DSM 5456 genome includes a region encoding these proteins:
- a CDS encoding 30S ribosomal protein S13 produces the protein MLSEQQYRYIVRILGTDIPGDLKVPYGLALVKGIGVNLAYALCRLLGIDPNKRIGFLTDAEIEKIEKAMANPLAIGIPVWMLNRRKDYETGKDLHLVGADLIYYVKRDIEREKRIRSWRGIRHALGLKVRGQRTATTGRIGMTIGVRKGKK, from the coding sequence GTGCTGAGCGAGCAGCAGTACCGTTACATTGTCCGGATACTCGGTACTGACATTCCGGGCGATCTGAAGGTACCCTATGGCCTAGCGCTGGTTAAGGGTATTGGTGTAAACCTAGCTTATGCTCTCTGCAGGCTTCTAGGTATTGATCCAAATAAGAGGATCGGATTTCTCACCGATGCCGAGATAGAGAAGATCGAGAAGGCAATGGCTAACCCATTAGCGATTGGTATCCCGGTATGGATGCTCAACAGGAGGAAGGACTACGAGACCGGTAAGGATCTACATCTAGTGGGTGCTGACCTCATATATTACGTCAAGCGTGACATTGAGAGGGAGAAGAGGATAAGGAGCTGGAGGGGTATACGTCACGCTCTCGGCCTCAAGGTGCGTGGCCAGAGGACAGCCACAACTGGCCGTATTGGTATGACCATTGGTGTGAGGAAGGGCAAGAAGTAA
- a CDS encoding phosphoadenosine phosphosulfate reductase family protein, with the protein MERYPVLTADGKVEGYVISSVEFSVIFDSQGNGRSFMWVDTERAIEVTPFIDKGVLRIGNTVIEYARLVEDIPWPLVYVAKDFERYVEWVAERYGSMLRGKSIVVNYSGGKDSTSVMAVMAALREKVDFELRAIYSYVPYLEPPRNIDFVERASKVLGVEVDIVEANRELMKKRLLEDGMPYRGKRWCTYMKLRPIKDAKKLRRQDVTADGDRLTEALKRFARLYQMSPQKPKLYDGGGRIRPIYVWTLLDIAANVRRLGLVHPDYYEGLPRVACMVCPYKALHEFSEEQLDLLEDPGLVESAIRRSYEKYYASMGIEWEEFRSQHLWRHHPIVAKKLLEAKKELEKIAEKEGLETVTKDKVDGMFKSLWTNPLPEAPEIDPEESVKVIGSVVEKAYKQALQLSREATKIVMAERGLTIDEPIGCACGSV; encoded by the coding sequence ATGGAGAGGTATCCAGTGCTGACAGCTGATGGTAAAGTGGAGGGCTACGTGATCTCTTCAGTGGAGTTTAGTGTTATCTTCGATTCACAAGGGAACGGGCGCTCTTTTATGTGGGTTGACACCGAGAGAGCAATTGAAGTAACGCCATTCATTGACAAGGGAGTTCTAAGAATTGGAAATACAGTAATCGAGTACGCGAGGCTTGTCGAGGACATACCGTGGCCTCTAGTCTACGTCGCCAAGGACTTCGAGCGCTACGTTGAATGGGTGGCCGAGAGATATGGCAGCATGCTAAGGGGCAAGAGTATCGTGGTGAACTACAGCGGCGGCAAAGACAGCACCTCGGTCATGGCCGTGATGGCCGCCCTTAGGGAAAAGGTGGACTTTGAGCTTAGAGCCATATACAGCTATGTCCCGTACCTTGAGCCTCCACGCAACATAGACTTCGTTGAACGTGCCTCCAAGGTTCTGGGTGTCGAGGTTGATATTGTCGAGGCTAACCGGGAGCTTATGAAGAAGAGGCTGCTGGAGGACGGCATGCCATACAGGGGCAAGAGGTGGTGCACCTACATGAAGCTTAGGCCAATAAAGGATGCCAAGAAGCTGCGCCGCCAGGATGTCACAGCTGACGGCGATAGGCTGACCGAGGCTCTGAAGAGATTTGCAAGGCTTTACCAAATGTCGCCGCAGAAGCCGAAACTCTACGATGGAGGGGGGAGGATAAGGCCGATATACGTGTGGACGCTGCTAGACATCGCGGCAAACGTACGTAGGCTGGGCCTGGTGCATCCCGACTACTACGAAGGCCTGCCTAGGGTAGCATGCATGGTGTGTCCCTACAAGGCCCTCCATGAGTTCTCGGAGGAGCAGCTAGACCTCCTAGAAGATCCCGGACTCGTGGAGTCTGCTATTAGGAGGAGCTACGAGAAGTATTACGCCAGCATGGGCATAGAGTGGGAGGAGTTCCGTAGCCAGCACCTGTGGCGCCACCACCCCATAGTTGCCAAGAAGCTTCTCGAAGCCAAGAAGGAGCTTGAAAAAATAGCTGAGAAGGAGGGCCTAGAGACCGTTACCAAGGATAAGGTTGACGGAATGTTCAAGAGCCTATGGACGAACCCTCTGCCCGAGGCTCCAGAAATAGACCCAGAAGAGTCGGTCAAGGTTATAGGCAGCGTGGTCGAGAAGGCCTACAAGCAAGCCCTGCAGTTGTCGAGAGAAGCAACAAAGATAGTCATGGCCGAGCGCGGGCTGACAATCGACGAGCCGATAGGCTGTGCATGCGGCAGCGTGTAG
- a CDS encoding SufB/SufD family protein: MASVGQVERSLDAVKRRARELLDKLPWQHLADSPTIKYYTDWMLFEKQLAAVRRGEDTASEQRRLPEGYDAAVGSCTASSPANGLRVYRLEEAPRELARIFASMLQVNETRLTAAHYAFLKEAYVLEVRDPGVYRVAVCGPGGVWGSSHLVVAVEPGIEAALQLDILPAGSGSTAVEIVAGEGSSLELLTVVRPPEAAVHALLVRRLVLEGTQLHSATIALGSAMHRIEEKILLAKSASLVHRGAGVAAGSQKLDYIADIIHQGPRSRSSVRLYSFALDKSIVAARGVASIRETARGSSASFDAEVLILGQHAQGYTMPLMEIDTGDVEHASHHAAQYRISSEQLFYLQSRGLSETEALELLLAERLRTTAQHLEKLAEKAEKIVGEILLRLS, translated from the coding sequence ATGGCTAGTGTAGGACAGGTGGAGAGAAGCCTAGACGCAGTGAAGCGTCGAGCCCGAGAGCTGCTTGACAAGCTACCCTGGCAACACCTAGCAGACTCACCTACTATCAAGTACTATACCGACTGGATGCTGTTTGAGAAGCAGCTCGCAGCAGTCCGTCGGGGCGAGGATACAGCGTCTGAGCAGAGACGCTTGCCGGAAGGCTATGATGCAGCTGTAGGCTCATGCACTGCAAGCTCCCCAGCCAATGGTCTACGGGTGTATAGGCTAGAAGAGGCGCCCCGGGAGCTAGCCAGGATCTTTGCCTCAATGCTGCAGGTTAATGAGACGCGGCTTACTGCCGCCCACTATGCATTCCTAAAGGAGGCCTATGTGCTCGAGGTACGGGATCCTGGAGTCTACCGTGTAGCAGTCTGTGGGCCTGGCGGCGTCTGGGGTAGTAGCCACCTCGTAGTAGCTGTTGAGCCTGGTATAGAGGCTGCGCTGCAGCTCGACATACTGCCAGCCGGGAGTGGCTCAACCGCGGTAGAGATTGTTGCAGGCGAGGGCTCGAGCCTAGAACTGCTAACCGTGGTTAGGCCTCCGGAGGCTGCAGTACATGCGCTTCTTGTGCGCCGCCTAGTCCTGGAAGGCACACAGCTTCACTCAGCCACCATAGCCTTAGGCTCAGCCATGCATCGTATAGAGGAGAAGATCCTATTAGCAAAAAGCGCTAGTCTAGTACACCGCGGCGCTGGAGTAGCAGCTGGAAGCCAGAAGCTAGACTACATAGCGGACATAATACACCAGGGCCCCCGGAGCAGAAGCAGCGTAAGGCTATACAGCTTCGCACTCGACAAGAGCATTGTTGCAGCACGAGGAGTAGCAAGCATCCGCGAGACAGCACGGGGTAGTAGTGCAAGCTTTGACGCCGAGGTACTAATACTAGGCCAGCACGCCCAGGGCTACACAATGCCTCTCATGGAGATAGATACCGGGGATGTAGAACATGCAAGTCACCATGCAGCCCAGTACCGAATTTCAAGCGAACAACTATTCTACCTACAGAGCCGCGGGCTAAGCGAGACCGAGGCCTTAGAGCTACTACTCGCAGAAAGACTCCGTACGACAGCACAACACCTCGAAAAACTTGCAGAGAAGGCTGAGAAGATAGTTGGAGAAATACTACTCCGCCTATCCTAG
- the sufC gene encoding Fe-S cluster assembly ATPase SufC translates to MALEARNLVAGPEGKIVLRGVNIKVPQGSIIALMGPNGSGKTTLAYTLMGHPRYRVESGEVLLDGEPVTSLPPHERARRGLMLGFQNPVEIPGVRLISFIAAAYNRRFGIEERLIGMPRPELHKQARELAERLGLRSEMLQREVNVGFSGGERKRAEMLQLLLLRPRYVILDEPDSGLDVDGVRVIAEAIRELVEQGTGVLVITHYARILQFVEPSHVVVLVNGRVVDEGGPELARRIEQEGYRAYMEDKA, encoded by the coding sequence TTGGCGCTCGAGGCCAGGAATCTGGTGGCGGGTCCCGAAGGGAAAATCGTCCTCCGTGGGGTAAATATCAAGGTTCCTCAGGGTAGTATAATAGCGCTTATGGGCCCTAATGGTAGTGGTAAAACTACGCTAGCCTATACACTGATGGGGCATCCACGCTATCGTGTTGAGAGTGGAGAGGTGCTACTGGACGGTGAGCCCGTCACCAGCCTTCCTCCACATGAGAGGGCTCGGCGTGGCTTAATGCTTGGCTTCCAGAATCCTGTCGAGATACCTGGTGTCAGGCTAATCAGCTTCATCGCAGCTGCGTATAACCGGCGTTTCGGCATCGAGGAGCGACTTATAGGCATGCCACGGCCCGAACTACACAAGCAGGCTCGGGAGCTAGCTGAGAGGCTGGGACTCCGCTCCGAGATGCTGCAGAGAGAGGTTAACGTGGGCTTTAGCGGTGGCGAGCGGAAGAGAGCTGAGATGCTCCAGCTCCTCCTACTCCGCCCCCGCTACGTTATCCTCGACGAGCCGGACAGCGGCCTTGACGTGGACGGTGTCCGCGTCATAGCAGAGGCTATCCGCGAACTCGTAGAGCAGGGGACGGGTGTGCTCGTGATAACACACTATGCGAGGATTCTCCAGTTTGTCGAGCCTAGCCACGTAGTGGTACTCGTCAATGGCCGAGTGGTAGACGAGGGCGGCCCAGAGCTGGCTAGGAGGATTGAACAGGAAGGCTATCGAGCCTACATGGAGGACAAGGCGTAA
- a CDS encoding 50S ribosomal protein L18e yields MQTTKRTGPTNILVRMTIRKLRSAAHRNKAPIWRYVAELIERPRRLRIVVNVSKINRYTEPGDVVVVPGKVLGAGSIDHPVTVAALGFSEEAARKIVSAGGRIMHILQLIEENPRGSKVKIII; encoded by the coding sequence GTGCAGACCACGAAGAGGACGGGGCCAACAAACATACTCGTAAGAATGACGATACGTAAGCTACGCAGTGCAGCCCACAGAAACAAGGCGCCAATATGGAGGTATGTAGCGGAGCTTATCGAAAGGCCCCGAAGGCTGAGAATAGTAGTCAATGTGAGTAAGATTAACCGCTACACAGAGCCCGGAGACGTCGTTGTCGTACCAGGCAAGGTTCTCGGTGCCGGCAGCATAGACCATCCTGTAACTGTGGCAGCTCTAGGTTTTAGCGAGGAGGCAGCCCGGAAGATAGTCTCTGCTGGCGGCAGGATAATGCACATACTACAGCTCATCGAGGAGAATCCGCGCGGCAGCAAGGTCAAAATTAT
- a CDS encoding 30S ribosomal protein S11: MVFSAREIKWGVAHIYSSYNNTIIHITDLTGAETVARTSGGMVVKADREKPSPYAAMLAASRAAQQAMDRGIMALHIKVRAPGGHGPKTPGPGAQAAIRALARAGFIIGRIEDVTPLPHDTTRRPGGRRGRRV, from the coding sequence GTGGTGTTCTCGGCTCGCGAGATTAAGTGGGGTGTAGCCCACATATACTCGAGCTACAACAACACGATAATACACATCACAGACCTCACCGGCGCCGAGACCGTAGCTAGGACTAGTGGCGGCATGGTCGTGAAGGCTGACCGCGAGAAGCCAAGCCCCTACGCCGCAATGCTAGCTGCCAGTCGTGCAGCACAGCAGGCCATGGATAGGGGTATAATGGCGCTTCACATCAAGGTTAGAGCCCCTGGAGGCCACGGCCCCAAGACGCCAGGCCCGGGTGCACAGGCAGCAATACGTGCTCTAGCAAGAGCAGGCTTCATAATAGGCCGCATTGAGGACGTGACGCCACTGCCCCACGACACAACGAGAAGGCCTGGCGGTAGGAGGGGTCGCCGCGTCTAG
- a CDS encoding 30S ribosomal protein S4 — MGDPKKPRKKWMGPKHPWIKERLVRELELVGRYGLRNKRELWKLETLARYFRHRARSLLALPPEVREKEEKALLARLNELGVLPENATLDDVLNLTAEHFLERRLQTIVYKKGLARTIYEARQLIVHGHIAIAGRKIRSPGYLVKKDEEDLVDYAPTSPYAKRRLEEQVQQEEAAS; from the coding sequence GTGGGTGACCCGAAGAAGCCCCGTAAGAAGTGGATGGGTCCCAAGCACCCCTGGATTAAGGAGAGGCTTGTACGTGAGCTAGAACTGGTTGGTAGGTACGGGCTGCGTAACAAGCGTGAGCTATGGAAGCTTGAGACTCTTGCTCGCTACTTCCGTCACCGTGCGCGTTCGCTGCTAGCTCTCCCACCCGAGGTACGTGAAAAGGAAGAAAAGGCACTGCTGGCAAGGCTTAATGAGCTAGGTGTGCTGCCGGAGAATGCAACGCTTGACGACGTACTGAACCTAACAGCAGAGCACTTCCTCGAGAGGAGGCTACAAACAATAGTCTACAAGAAGGGCCTAGCCAGGACAATCTACGAGGCACGTCAGCTCATAGTGCATGGTCATATAGCTATTGCTGGTCGGAAGATACGTAGCCCAGGCTACCTGGTTAAGAAGGACGAGGAGGACCTGGTCGACTACGCGCCCACAAGCCCATATGCAAAGCGTAGACTTGAAGAGCAGGTGCAGCAGGAGGAGGCAGCTAGCTGA
- the sufB gene encoding Fe-S cluster assembly protein SufB, which produces MAGVRPAPMRELLEARSVEELLGFQKPYPKEIEIRGRIERSLVEEISRVKKEPDWMRRLRLRALELFYKLPMPRWVVGIEEIDLEEIAAYVKPKAEKAESWEDLPGWIKEYYTKLGLQEAVKRMLSGLTAVFDSETVLNLTKKELQEKGVILLPMEEAVQRYPDLVKQYFGRVFPASDHKFAALHHALWSGGAFVYVPPGIRLTQPIEAFFFIGSELEGQFEHTLLIAGENSYIEFIEGCAAPMLKKFSFHDGMVEIYAHRGARVHFYTVQNWSRNVINFNNKRAIAEEGAHVEWLEGSIGSKITYTYPTTILRGRGASTRNVSVAIANGPYIKDTGGKVIHAAPDTRSIIISKSISSNGGLSIYRGLVRVNRGAYRSVSHVQCDSLILDERSKAYTYPRNEVNEPTAEVTHEASVGRLGEDQLFYMASRGLSEGEAKAMIVLGFIQSVLRTLPMELFGILSKVIELEFSEYGALG; this is translated from the coding sequence ATGGCTGGTGTGCGTCCCGCACCCATGAGGGAGTTGCTTGAGGCTCGTAGTGTTGAGGAGCTGCTGGGCTTCCAGAAGCCCTACCCGAAGGAGATAGAGATACGGGGCCGTATTGAGAGAAGCCTTGTAGAGGAAATATCACGGGTCAAGAAGGAGCCTGACTGGATGCGTCGTCTCCGGCTTCGCGCCCTAGAGCTATTCTACAAACTACCCATGCCCCGTTGGGTTGTTGGCATCGAGGAGATAGACCTGGAGGAGATAGCGGCCTATGTGAAGCCTAAGGCGGAGAAGGCGGAGAGCTGGGAGGATCTCCCAGGCTGGATAAAGGAGTACTACACGAAGCTGGGGCTCCAAGAAGCGGTGAAGCGGATGCTATCGGGACTCACAGCTGTCTTCGACAGCGAAACCGTGCTCAACTTGACAAAGAAGGAGCTCCAGGAGAAGGGCGTTATACTGCTCCCAATGGAGGAGGCTGTGCAACGCTACCCCGACCTGGTTAAACAATACTTTGGCCGTGTCTTTCCCGCCTCCGACCACAAGTTTGCCGCACTACACCACGCATTGTGGAGCGGCGGCGCTTTCGTCTACGTACCGCCTGGTATCAGGCTCACACAGCCCATCGAGGCCTTCTTCTTCATAGGCAGCGAGCTGGAGGGCCAGTTCGAGCACACACTCCTCATAGCGGGCGAGAACAGCTACATAGAGTTCATAGAAGGCTGTGCCGCCCCGATGCTCAAGAAGTTTAGCTTCCACGACGGCATGGTTGAGATCTATGCTCACCGTGGCGCCCGAGTGCACTTCTACACCGTGCAGAACTGGAGTAGGAATGTCATAAATTTCAACAATAAGCGCGCCATAGCCGAAGAGGGTGCACATGTAGAGTGGTTAGAGGGGAGCATTGGGAGCAAGATAACCTACACATACCCAACAACCATACTCCGCGGCCGTGGAGCCTCAACACGCAACGTCTCAGTAGCCATAGCCAATGGCCCCTACATAAAGGATACAGGGGGCAAGGTGATACATGCCGCTCCCGATACACGAAGCATCATAATCTCGAAGAGCATATCCAGCAATGGCGGCCTCTCCATTTACCGGGGCCTGGTCCGGGTAAACCGCGGCGCTTACCGCAGTGTGAGCCACGTGCAGTGTGATAGCCTGATACTTGATGAGCGTAGCAAAGCCTACACCTACCCCCGAAACGAGGTCAACGAGCCTACTGCTGAGGTTACACACGAAGCTAGCGTAGGCAGGCTAGGTGAAGACCAGCTATTCTACATGGCTAGCCGCGGCCTAAGCGAGGGCGAGGCTAAGGCCATGATAGTGCTCGGCTTCATCCAGAGCGTGCTCCGGACCCTGCCCATGGAACTATTCGGCATACTCTCCAAGGTAATCGAACTCGAGTTTAGCGAGTACGGCGCCCTAGGCTAA
- a CDS encoding DNA-directed RNA polymerase subunit D, whose protein sequence is MARLCILDKDRLTIRLYVEGFGLPLVNAIRRAAYSDVPVMAVDVVEVFENNTVLYDEIIAHRLGLIPLTSKEALQKYKRPEECEKAELGDPSCYVVLRLEVETGPREERIVYSGDLETSDPDVRPVYDNMPIVVMAPDQRLRLQAYARLGYGREHAKWMPVSVAAHRYLPILEFNLDEMSDECIRCIESGYPELAAKIREMRSGSIAVVEDVNTSGLYWCVQRRCGGKGVKLVYDDKRFILKIESTGALPPEDIVREAARAIVRKAENLLSQLAELRREQG, encoded by the coding sequence TTGGCGAGGCTGTGCATACTAGATAAGGATAGGCTGACGATTCGACTCTACGTTGAGGGGTTCGGGCTCCCACTAGTAAATGCTATACGCAGGGCAGCCTATTCCGATGTGCCGGTAATGGCTGTAGATGTTGTCGAGGTGTTTGAAAACAACACCGTGCTCTACGATGAGATTATAGCTCACCGCTTAGGCCTAATACCCCTAACCAGCAAGGAGGCGCTACAGAAGTACAAGAGGCCTGAGGAGTGCGAGAAAGCTGAGCTGGGCGACCCCAGCTGTTACGTGGTTCTACGCCTCGAAGTTGAGACAGGGCCGCGAGAGGAGCGCATAGTGTACAGCGGCGACCTCGAGACCAGTGACCCCGATGTACGCCCTGTCTACGATAATATGCCGATAGTGGTTATGGCCCCTGATCAGAGGCTGAGGCTGCAGGCATACGCGAGACTGGGTTATGGCCGAGAGCATGCCAAGTGGATGCCAGTTAGCGTTGCTGCCCACCGTTACCTCCCAATACTAGAGTTTAACCTCGACGAGATGAGCGATGAGTGCATCCGCTGTATAGAGTCGGGCTATCCCGAGCTAGCGGCAAAGATAAGGGAGATGCGCAGCGGCAGCATAGCTGTGGTCGAGGACGTGAACACGTCTGGGCTATACTGGTGTGTACAGAGAAGATGTGGTGGCAAAGGCGTAAAGCTAGTCTACGACGATAAACGATTCATACTGAAGATAGAGTCTACCGGCGCCCTCCCACCAGAGGATATTGTGCGGGAGGCTGCTAGAGCTATTGTGAGGAAGGCTGAAAACCTACTCTCCCAGCTAGCTGAGCTACGCCGGGAGCAAGGTTAG